Proteins encoded within one genomic window of Dyadobacter chenhuakuii:
- a CDS encoding SusC/RagA family TonB-linked outer membrane protein — translation MQQNLYETRRVSRSLQFLAGLLRPLLLTLGIMGAGLGAFAQGDAKKTITGTVVSVDGDDGIPGASVVVKGTSNGTTTNTEGEFSIEASAGNTLVISFIGYVTQEIPVGNKTKIDIRLQESIAALDEVVVVGYGEMKKTDVSSSQVTVSGKDLSKTINTSLEQGLQGRAANVMVQQNSGQPGAAPSVLIRGLSSLTGTTQPLYVIDGVQIKPDNMKDDPNNRPTGFSNILSSINPDDIETINVLQGPSATAIYGAVGANGVVMITTKRGKAGEAKITFNSLLTLQSEPKHIDVMNLREYAQFRNEAAAVGSTATEPQFADPSVLGDGTNWQSALFRPTTLQKYSVGLSGGTEKSTYYLSGEYFNQKGIVEGSGFKRYNGRLNLENQTRNWLKIGANMSVGITEEKVNTNNGGIIQLALDQNPSVPVTNPDGSWGGPVSTQFQFTNPVMISKIYNDYNRRTSILGSLFADVKLMKNLTWHTEVNGSCEFLKYYSFHPSYTIGGYVVSQDAATSTRSVNTNNWWSLHSRMTYDLKLGRHGVNIMAGHEAQAFTYESLSGTRKKFITNTIEELSGGDASVISNVSNNSGKGSGSRESYFARVNYSFNERYFLQGTYRMDGSSAFREGRRWGNFPAVSVAWRVSEEPFLKSVNAINDLKLRFEIGRSGNQGSGGNAIYSTLQTVPTGWGTGFLASNFANEFLTWEKDDVINAGLDLHMFSNRVELIVDAYIKNITSLITVNSYPFTYGGDIAYSPGYLSWPAVNAGSMKNRGVGFTLNTVNIDKAGFYWRTGINLSFDRNKVTSLLNPITPTWNATSVGFKTEVGQPASMLTGYIAEGLYQDAADIKGHAIQTSNGELTMNPLTGSWVGDSKFKDLNGDGIIDAEDRTVIGNPWPKFTLGFNNNMTYKNFELNAFMTGSFKNDILNYPRYRAEVPGNGGVFGNQWKSVANYARPSSYAVGDAETVTLTNPGHVIPRIAPGDPNGNNRMSTNFIEDGSYVRLKNITLSYNFPKSLLKDTFIRGLKASVGAQNLFTITKYKGYDPEIGMVSYGGTVMAGIDTGRYPSVRMYSFGLMADF, via the coding sequence ATGCAACAAAATTTGTACGAAACAAGGCGGGTAAGTCGCAGCTTGCAGTTCCTCGCCGGGTTGCTACGACCTCTTCTTTTAACATTGGGGATCATGGGCGCTGGGCTGGGTGCCTTTGCGCAGGGCGATGCGAAAAAAACGATTACCGGTACAGTGGTTTCGGTGGATGGCGACGATGGAATTCCAGGCGCAAGCGTGGTGGTGAAGGGAACCTCTAATGGTACAACTACAAATACGGAGGGTGAATTCTCAATTGAGGCGAGTGCGGGAAATACATTGGTGATCTCTTTTATCGGGTATGTGACGCAGGAAATTCCGGTAGGGAACAAGACAAAAATCGACATCAGATTACAGGAAAGCATTGCTGCCCTGGACGAAGTGGTGGTGGTTGGATACGGGGAAATGAAGAAAACGGACGTTTCGAGCTCACAAGTGACTGTTTCTGGCAAAGACCTGAGCAAAACGATCAATACTTCACTTGAACAGGGTTTACAGGGACGGGCGGCGAACGTAATGGTGCAGCAAAATTCGGGTCAGCCCGGAGCGGCGCCTTCGGTTTTAATACGCGGACTAAGCTCTTTGACGGGCACAACGCAGCCATTATATGTGATTGATGGTGTGCAGATCAAGCCTGATAACATGAAGGATGATCCGAATAACCGGCCAACCGGTTTTTCAAACATTCTTTCCAGCATTAACCCGGACGATATCGAAACGATCAACGTTTTGCAAGGTCCTTCTGCCACAGCGATTTATGGTGCAGTAGGGGCGAATGGTGTTGTCATGATCACTACCAAACGCGGTAAGGCGGGCGAAGCGAAAATTACTTTCAACTCGCTGCTGACATTGCAATCGGAGCCAAAGCACATTGATGTAATGAACCTGCGTGAATATGCACAGTTCCGGAATGAAGCGGCGGCTGTGGGTAGCACGGCTACCGAACCGCAATTTGCGGACCCTTCGGTATTAGGAGATGGTACAAACTGGCAGAGCGCACTTTTCCGTCCGACTACATTGCAGAAGTATTCTGTGGGCCTGAGCGGCGGTACGGAAAAATCGACTTATTACCTTTCCGGTGAGTATTTTAATCAGAAAGGGATTGTGGAAGGTTCGGGCTTCAAGCGTTATAATGGTCGTTTGAACCTTGAAAACCAAACGCGTAACTGGCTGAAAATCGGCGCGAATATGAGCGTAGGTATCACTGAGGAAAAAGTGAACACGAACAATGGCGGCATTATTCAGCTTGCACTGGACCAAAACCCAAGTGTGCCGGTAACCAATCCGGATGGAAGCTGGGGCGGGCCTGTTTCTACACAGTTCCAATTCACGAACCCGGTGATGATTTCCAAGATCTACAACGACTATAACCGCCGTACATCGATCCTGGGAAGCCTTTTTGCAGATGTGAAGCTGATGAAAAACCTGACGTGGCACACGGAAGTGAACGGAAGCTGTGAGTTTTTGAAATACTACTCATTCCACCCTTCTTATACAATCGGCGGTTACGTGGTTTCACAAGACGCAGCGACCTCGACGCGCTCGGTCAACACCAACAACTGGTGGAGCTTGCACAGCCGTATGACATATGATTTGAAACTGGGACGTCACGGTGTGAATATTATGGCTGGTCATGAAGCACAGGCATTTACCTATGAATCATTGAGCGGTACGCGTAAAAAGTTCATTACCAATACGATAGAGGAGCTTTCCGGTGGTGATGCATCTGTTATTTCCAATGTCAGCAACAACAGTGGTAAAGGTTCAGGATCCCGTGAATCGTATTTTGCTCGTGTGAATTATAGCTTCAATGAGCGTTACTTCTTGCAGGGAACTTACCGGATGGACGGTTCTTCGGCATTCCGTGAAGGACGTCGCTGGGGCAACTTCCCGGCCGTTTCGGTGGCATGGCGCGTTTCGGAAGAGCCTTTCCTGAAAAGTGTTAATGCAATCAATGACCTGAAACTGAGATTTGAGATCGGTCGCTCGGGTAACCAGGGAAGTGGCGGTAATGCTATTTATTCAACGCTTCAAACGGTTCCAACGGGCTGGGGAACAGGCTTCCTGGCTTCGAACTTTGCCAATGAATTCCTGACCTGGGAAAAAGACGACGTGATCAATGCCGGATTGGACCTGCATATGTTCAGCAACCGCGTGGAACTGATCGTGGATGCTTATATCAAAAACATTACGAGCCTGATCACGGTTAATTCATATCCGTTTACTTATGGTGGTGACATTGCTTACTCGCCAGGTTACCTGAGCTGGCCGGCCGTTAATGCTGGTTCCATGAAAAACCGAGGTGTCGGCTTTACATTGAACACCGTGAACATCGACAAAGCGGGTTTCTATTGGAGAACAGGCATTAACCTTTCGTTCGACCGCAATAAGGTAACGTCACTGCTGAACCCGATTACACCAACCTGGAACGCAACTTCGGTTGGTTTCAAAACAGAGGTGGGACAACCAGCCAGTATGCTAACCGGCTACATAGCCGAGGGACTTTATCAGGACGCTGCCGACATTAAAGGCCATGCGATCCAGACATCCAACGGCGAGCTGACGATGAATCCGCTCACAGGCAGCTGGGTAGGGGATAGCAAATTCAAGGATCTGAACGGCGACGGCATCATTGATGCAGAAGACCGCACCGTGATCGGTAACCCATGGCCGAAGTTCACATTGGGTTTCAATAACAATATGACCTACAAAAACTTCGAGCTGAACGCGTTCATGACGGGAAGTTTCAAGAATGATATTCTTAACTATCCGCGTTACCGTGCGGAAGTACCGGGTAATGGTGGTGTATTTGGAAACCAGTGGAAATCGGTGGCCAACTATGCACGCCCAAGCAGCTATGCAGTAGGTGATGCGGAAACGGTAACACTTACCAATCCTGGTCACGTAATCCCGCGTATCGCGCCGGGTGACCCGAATGGTAACAACCGGATGAGCACCAATTTCATTGAAGACGGAAGCTATGTACGTTTGAAAAATATCACATTGAGCTACAACTTCCCTAAGTCATTGCTGAAAGACACTTTCATCCGTGGATTGAAAGCTTCGGTAGGCGCGCAAAACCTGTTTACCATTACGAAATACAAAGGTTATGATCCGGAGATCGGAATGGTAAGCTATGGCGGAACGGTCATGGCCGGCATCGACACAGGACGCTATCCGTCTGTTCGTATGTATTCTTTCGGTCTGATGGCTGATTTTTAA
- a CDS encoding c-type cytochrome, whose translation MNWKSWMLPGAIFIASGCKIQYPTEKIEYKVESQDVAEGKRLTMLVCGSCHYNFETKDFSGKRLEDSPKFIGKIYSANITQDPERGAGKYTPGELAYLIRTGVSRTGRLMPYMHRPNMADQDLDDIIAYLKSDDAAVKPSVRSAGKTKYTPAGRLGLSMMKPGEYRNHSIQKPKEDKVMLGKYLVDNLACYHCHSKSFASLDPLDPSRSKGYLGGGNKLRDASGKKIKSPNLTPHITGILNWTDAEFRRAITEGISKDNSVISYPMPLFPELTEDESSAIFAYLQTVPPIKRKR comes from the coding sequence ATGAATTGGAAAAGTTGGATGCTTCCGGGGGCGATCTTTATTGCCTCCGGGTGTAAAATTCAGTACCCGACAGAAAAGATTGAATACAAAGTCGAGTCTCAGGACGTTGCAGAAGGAAAACGACTTACCATGCTGGTCTGCGGATCTTGCCATTATAATTTTGAGACAAAGGATTTCAGTGGCAAAAGACTGGAAGACTCGCCAAAATTCATCGGTAAGATCTACTCCGCTAACATCACGCAGGATCCCGAGCGCGGTGCAGGCAAATACACGCCCGGCGAACTGGCTTACCTGATCCGCACGGGCGTAAGCAGGACGGGACGACTAATGCCTTACATGCACCGCCCCAATATGGCCGACCAGGACCTGGACGACATCATTGCTTACTTGAAATCCGATGATGCTGCCGTAAAGCCATCGGTAAGGAGCGCGGGTAAAACAAAGTACACGCCAGCGGGCAGGCTTGGTTTGAGCATGATGAAACCCGGGGAATATCGCAACCACAGCATTCAAAAGCCCAAAGAGGATAAGGTTATGCTCGGGAAATACCTGGTTGATAATCTGGCCTGTTACCATTGTCATTCCAAAAGTTTTGCTTCGCTGGACCCGCTCGACCCGTCCAGATCGAAGGGCTATTTGGGTGGCGGGAATAAATTGCGGGACGCAAGCGGAAAAAAGATCAAATCACCGAATCTTACGCCGCACATAACCGGCATCCTGAATTGGACGGATGCCGAGTTCAGACGTGCTATTACCGAGGGCATTTCAAAAGACAATTCGGTTATCAGTTACCCTATGCCGCTATTCCCGGAATTGACGGAAGATGAAAGTTCTGCCATATTCGCCTACTTACAAACTGTCCCACCCATAAAAAGGAAAAGATAA
- a CDS encoding glycoside hydrolase family 31 protein, which yields MMYHFKHLPKLASLLVLFSLVFDCDSVSAQQSKLVNDPVDISGDFRDFSNTLFFADSLASFDPATGVGKIKWKRHEAFAAHNFDNSMLSYKRSYSNEFPSIEYAQDPVLPFSVEFTSPRTVRIRANTGAQGPSSEMSLMLVKEPVKDGSWKYKKINGGHEYTNAHGSVTIYENPWKILIKDSNGKVLTQTRGQADGKSSYTPTLPFSFVRRAADYSRSVAAVFSISPDEKIFGCGESFTRLDKNGQKVVLWTHDPNGVQTQTMYKPIPFYMSSRGYGIFMHTTSPITCDFGATYGESNAMQIGDENLDLFVFLGQPKDILDEYTNLTGKASMPPLWSFGLWMSRITYFSEQDGRNVAAKLRENRIPSDVIHFDTGWFETDWRCDYNFAPSRFKNPEGMIADLKKQGFRTSLWQLPYFVPKNTLYPEIVDKGLAVKNANGTIPYEDAVLDFSNPNTIKWYEDKISGLLKLGVGAIKVDFGEAAPLSGVYASGRTGFYEHNLYPLRYNKIVSELTKKITGDNIIWARSTWAGSQRYPIHWGGDAETTDKGMEAQLRGGLSLGLSGFTFWSHDIGGFTMKTPEDLYRRWLMMGLLSSHTRTHGQAPKEPWEYGKDFQDYFRKAVELKYKLMPYIYTQSKIASEKGLPMVRALLVEFPDDPGAWMVDNEYMLGSDMLIAPFFEKAKSRQVYLPKGKWVDYQSRKVYEGGWHDIEAGELEVVMLVREGAVLPHAKVAQSTDQIDWKNIELVGFNVESPRTTMKLFMPGESVVKDVLVIKKGGKLVLQYANR from the coding sequence ATGATGTATCATTTTAAACATTTACCCAAACTAGCGTCGTTGCTTGTGCTGTTTTCGCTTGTTTTTGATTGCGATTCTGTTTCAGCCCAGCAAAGCAAGCTCGTGAATGATCCGGTTGATATCAGCGGTGATTTCCGGGATTTTTCCAACACATTGTTTTTTGCCGATAGTCTGGCCTCATTTGATCCTGCAACCGGTGTGGGAAAGATCAAATGGAAACGGCATGAGGCTTTCGCTGCGCATAATTTTGATAATTCCATGCTGAGCTATAAGCGCTCTTACAGCAATGAATTTCCTTCTATTGAATACGCACAGGATCCTGTTTTGCCTTTTTCTGTTGAGTTTACATCGCCGCGCACTGTCCGTATTCGTGCGAATACGGGTGCTCAGGGACCTTCATCCGAAATGTCGCTGATGCTTGTGAAAGAGCCGGTTAAGGATGGTTCCTGGAAATATAAAAAGATTAATGGTGGCCACGAATACACGAATGCACACGGATCTGTTACTATTTATGAAAATCCCTGGAAGATCCTGATTAAGGATTCAAATGGGAAAGTGCTTACGCAGACGCGGGGGCAGGCAGACGGGAAATCTTCTTATACGCCGACATTGCCGTTTTCATTTGTCCGCCGGGCTGCCGACTATTCGCGGAGCGTTGCGGCGGTTTTTTCTATTTCGCCTGACGAGAAGATTTTTGGTTGCGGTGAGTCTTTTACGCGGCTCGACAAAAACGGGCAAAAGGTTGTTTTATGGACGCACGACCCGAATGGCGTTCAAACGCAGACGATGTATAAGCCGATTCCATTTTACATGAGCTCTCGCGGCTATGGAATTTTTATGCACACAACCTCGCCCATAACCTGTGACTTTGGCGCTACTTACGGGGAATCCAATGCTATGCAGATCGGCGATGAGAACCTAGACCTGTTCGTGTTTTTGGGGCAGCCCAAAGACATTCTGGATGAATACACAAACCTGACCGGCAAGGCATCCATGCCTCCGTTGTGGTCATTTGGGCTGTGGATGAGCCGCATAACGTACTTCTCAGAGCAGGACGGGCGCAATGTTGCCGCCAAATTGCGCGAGAACCGCATCCCTTCCGACGTGATCCATTTCGATACAGGCTGGTTTGAGACGGACTGGCGTTGCGACTACAACTTCGCCCCAAGTCGCTTCAAAAATCCCGAGGGCATGATCGCGGACCTCAAAAAACAGGGTTTCCGTACATCGCTGTGGCAGCTGCCTTATTTTGTTCCGAAAAACACATTGTATCCCGAAATCGTGGACAAAGGCCTGGCTGTGAAGAACGCAAACGGGACCATTCCCTATGAAGATGCTGTGCTTGATTTTTCCAATCCCAACACCATTAAATGGTATGAAGATAAAATTTCAGGATTGCTGAAACTTGGCGTTGGCGCTATTAAGGTTGATTTTGGTGAAGCTGCACCATTATCGGGCGTGTATGCATCCGGTCGCACGGGCTTTTATGAGCATAACCTGTATCCATTGCGTTATAATAAGATCGTGTCGGAACTGACAAAAAAGATAACCGGCGACAACATTATCTGGGCCAGAAGCACCTGGGCTGGCAGCCAGCGTTACCCCATCCATTGGGGCGGGGATGCGGAAACCACGGACAAGGGAATGGAAGCACAGCTGCGCGGCGGATTGTCGCTGGGACTTTCGGGTTTTACGTTTTGGAGCCATGATATCGGCGGTTTTACCATGAAAACGCCCGAAGATCTTTACCGCCGCTGGTTAATGATGGGCTTGCTGAGCTCCCATACCCGCACGCATGGACAAGCGCCCAAAGAACCCTGGGAATATGGGAAAGATTTTCAGGATTATTTCAGAAAAGCGGTGGAGCTGAAATATAAGCTTATGCCATACATTTATACCCAATCCAAAATAGCTTCCGAGAAGGGCTTGCCGATGGTGCGCGCGTTGCTGGTCGAATTTCCGGACGATCCGGGTGCCTGGATGGTGGACAATGAATATATGCTGGGATCGGATATGCTGATTGCGCCGTTTTTTGAAAAAGCCAAAAGCCGGCAGGTGTATTTACCAAAAGGAAAATGGGTGGATTACCAAAGCCGCAAGGTGTACGAAGGCGGCTGGCACGATATTGAGGCTGGTGAATTGGAAGTGGTCATGCTGGTCCGCGAAGGTGCCGTGTTACCCCATGCAAAAGTGGCCCAGTCAACAGATCAGATCGATTGGAAAAATATAGAACTGGTGGGTTTTAATGTGGAAAGTCCGCGGACGACTATGAAGTTGTTCATGCCGGGTGAAAGTGTGGTGAAAGATGTTTTGGTTATTAAAAAAGGCGGAAAGCTTGTGTTGCAATATGCAAACAGATAA
- a CDS encoding RagB/SusD family nutrient uptake outer membrane protein → MQFKIKLLAAIGTLMLMQGCSEEFLDRPPLDALTSGNFYKTDAEILAGTAPLYNIVWFDFNDKANMSFQEARAGNLNSNDRTAYVKHAIPSTDVNTLLPGYKSFYKIIAQSNNAYKAIKEATGSTASATVKAQGLGECRFMRATAYYYLVTNWGAVPIVYDNVAQLNLPPVRNRIEDVWKLLIQDYRFAAENLPATADQGRLTKYSAEGMLARMYLMRAGLNQKGTRNQSDLDSAKYYAEDVITKSGRTLAPTYAELFESANNNSSKNNPESLFSLQWMPVSSPWGVNNSFQAYFAYDANITTTGDGWGAAQGLSADLVKYFVENPADSLRRKSIAMFDSDVYPNIQKATGGLKYNRPAQLSAIKKYIVGSPADNGGLGGFMAANINSYMLRLAEVYLIYADAVLGNAATTNDAKALQYYNAVRKRAGLAAKTSLTFEDIFKERRIETVFEGNSWNEIVRWYYFNPAKAIAYTAAQRRENYTMTYVPGSTNPKKYTVTYSPAEYYPLSENTLYLPFPEGELVNAPSLKGEPVPFDFSTLVD, encoded by the coding sequence ATGCAATTCAAAATAAAACTCCTGGCAGCCATCGGCACACTGATGCTTATGCAGGGATGCAGCGAAGAATTCCTGGACCGCCCGCCACTGGACGCGCTCACTTCGGGTAATTTTTACAAAACTGACGCCGAAATCCTGGCCGGAACGGCGCCACTTTACAACATTGTGTGGTTCGATTTCAATGATAAGGCCAACATGTCATTTCAGGAAGCCCGCGCTGGTAACCTTAACTCCAATGACAGGACGGCATATGTTAAGCACGCCATTCCATCGACGGATGTAAATACGCTTTTGCCGGGTTACAAATCGTTTTACAAAATCATTGCGCAAAGCAACAATGCTTACAAGGCGATCAAGGAAGCGACAGGAAGCACGGCTTCGGCCACTGTGAAAGCGCAGGGATTGGGCGAATGCCGTTTTATGCGTGCAACAGCCTATTATTACCTGGTAACCAACTGGGGCGCGGTGCCGATTGTGTATGATAACGTGGCGCAGCTTAACTTGCCACCTGTCCGCAACCGCATTGAAGATGTGTGGAAGCTGTTGATTCAGGATTACCGTTTCGCAGCAGAAAACCTTCCTGCAACTGCCGATCAGGGCCGTTTGACAAAATATTCAGCCGAAGGAATGCTGGCGAGAATGTACCTGATGCGCGCCGGATTGAACCAGAAAGGAACGCGTAACCAGTCGGATCTGGACAGTGCGAAATATTATGCGGAAGATGTGATCACGAAAAGCGGCCGGACGCTCGCGCCAACCTATGCGGAGCTGTTTGAAAGTGCTAATAACAACTCTTCCAAAAATAACCCGGAAAGCTTGTTTTCGCTGCAATGGATGCCGGTAAGCAGTCCCTGGGGAGTTAACAATTCGTTCCAGGCATACTTTGCCTACGACGCCAACATTACCACAACGGGCGATGGCTGGGGTGCAGCGCAAGGTTTGTCGGCGGATCTGGTGAAATATTTTGTTGAAAACCCTGCGGATTCACTTCGCAGAAAATCAATCGCGATGTTCGACAGCGATGTGTACCCGAACATTCAGAAAGCGACCGGTGGTTTGAAATACAACAGGCCTGCGCAATTATCGGCGATCAAAAAATACATTGTTGGCTCACCGGCAGATAATGGTGGTTTGGGCGGATTCATGGCTGCCAATATCAATTCCTATATGCTGCGTCTGGCAGAAGTTTACCTGATTTATGCAGATGCAGTTTTAGGCAATGCGGCTACAACCAATGATGCCAAAGCATTGCAATACTATAATGCGGTGCGCAAAAGAGCGGGTCTGGCGGCTAAAACTTCACTGACTTTCGAGGATATTTTCAAAGAAAGAAGAATTGAAACCGTGTTTGAAGGTAACTCCTGGAATGAGATTGTCCGCTGGTACTATTTCAATCCGGCCAAAGCAATCGCCTACACAGCTGCACAACGCAGGGAGAACTATACAATGACTTACGTGCCAGGTTCTACCAATCCGAAGAAATACACCGTGACTTATTCACCGGCTGAGTATTATCCGTTGTCGGAAAACACGCTTTACCTGCCCTTTCCGGAGGGAGAGCTCGTGAATGCACCTTCATTGAAAGGTGAACCGGTTCCTTTTGATTTCAGCACATTAGTTGACTAA
- a CDS encoding glycan-binding surface protein produces MNFKNIYKTALGLCLAAGMLLSFQSCNDDDVDGAPAITNVRLLDPTKADSSLNAAEPGSLIVIQGQNLGSVMKVYFNDFEATFNAALGSNSNLVVTIPANAPTKAVDANVSNKIKVQTRGGEATYDFVLSAPTPVLTGLYSEFVKPGGTLVINGDYFYNIKSVKVGATNLQILSTTVKQITAKMPATAVSDIVTVEGEFGSVKTAFKVNSMEGHMVNFDVPATTWGAEVCWGGAPIVPATDANAISGKYSRIKQTKLPATGYADAWVFSTCSFDFKLAAGPAAERQFKFEHNIAEPWKAGKYEITITAGGTEFVYAFQPWNSTEFTATGYQTNGWRTAVIELSEFKSASGGTIADASKVSDLKVSFGSADVAIASFNGSVDNFRIVKK; encoded by the coding sequence ATGAACTTTAAAAATATATATAAAACAGCACTGGGGCTGTGCCTGGCAGCGGGAATGCTGCTTTCGTTCCAGAGCTGTAATGACGACGATGTGGACGGCGCGCCTGCAATCACCAACGTCCGCCTGCTCGACCCTACCAAAGCCGACAGTTCGCTGAATGCAGCAGAACCGGGTAGTCTGATCGTGATCCAGGGACAGAACCTGGGGAGTGTGATGAAGGTGTATTTCAATGATTTCGAAGCTACATTCAATGCTGCATTGGGCAGCAACTCAAATCTGGTTGTGACCATACCAGCCAATGCACCTACCAAGGCAGTGGACGCGAATGTGTCCAATAAAATTAAAGTGCAGACCCGCGGCGGGGAGGCTACTTACGACTTCGTATTATCCGCGCCGACGCCTGTGCTCACAGGTTTGTATTCCGAATTTGTAAAGCCCGGAGGCACGCTGGTTATCAACGGAGATTATTTTTATAACATTAAATCCGTAAAAGTAGGCGCGACCAACTTGCAGATCCTGAGCACTACGGTGAAGCAGATCACCGCCAAAATGCCCGCTACTGCCGTTTCGGACATTGTTACGGTGGAGGGCGAATTTGGCAGTGTCAAAACCGCTTTCAAAGTGAACAGTATGGAAGGGCATATGGTCAATTTTGACGTGCCTGCAACAACATGGGGGGCAGAAGTATGCTGGGGCGGAGCGCCGATTGTGCCGGCAACGGATGCGAATGCGATCTCAGGAAAATATTCACGGATCAAACAAACCAAGTTACCCGCAACCGGCTACGCCGACGCGTGGGTTTTCTCCACTTGCAGTTTCGATTTCAAGCTGGCAGCAGGTCCGGCCGCTGAAAGACAATTCAAATTCGAGCACAACATTGCAGAGCCTTGGAAAGCTGGTAAATACGAAATCACGATCACCGCAGGCGGCACTGAATTCGTATACGCATTCCAGCCCTGGAATTCCACAGAATTCACCGCAACCGGTTATCAAACCAATGGATGGAGAACGGCCGTCATAGAGCTTTCCGAATTCAAAAGCGCCTCCGGCGGCACCATCGCAGACGCATCCAAAGTAAGCGACCTGAAAGTATCATTCGGCTCAGCCGACGTAGCCATTGCTTCGTTTAATGGAAGTGTTGATAATTTCAGGATTGTGAAGAAGTAA
- a CDS encoding ScyD/ScyE family protein, with product MKKLVYSLSTLLAFIFVLACTDHDIFEPEPETLSSELFVSGLKYPIGMAADDKNNLWVTEAGSGKGDDGSVSMITPSGVKTTFVTGLQSLMREGSIEGIAHLAYRAGKLYFLHGSNGILYTADVSSFKSGDSPVALALIDSADIGSYVESLALTNPINSNTYHFTFGPDDHMYIVDAGSNAIIKRHKTSGALSLFAKIPNVAAGVEAVPTGIVYDGSKFLVSTLTGFPFTPGDAKIFEVKTSGAVEVYKSNFTTLTGITLSANQKPIVIQHGVFGAMGFAAKSGKVLNEDGKILLDSLSRPTDIIRGFGKLYYLLSYQDGTISKLSYK from the coding sequence ATGAAAAAATTAGTTTACTCACTTTCAACATTACTGGCTTTTATCTTCGTCCTGGCTTGCACAGATCACGACATTTTTGAACCTGAACCGGAAACTTTGTCTTCCGAACTATTTGTAAGCGGCTTGAAATATCCGATCGGGATGGCAGCGGATGACAAGAACAACCTGTGGGTAACCGAAGCAGGATCCGGCAAAGGCGATGACGGCAGCGTATCCATGATTACCCCTTCCGGCGTGAAAACGACATTTGTTACCGGTCTCCAGTCCCTGATGCGGGAAGGATCCATAGAAGGAATAGCGCATCTGGCTTACCGCGCAGGGAAATTATATTTTCTGCATGGCTCCAACGGCATACTTTACACAGCCGATGTGTCGTCCTTCAAATCTGGCGACAGCCCTGTTGCACTGGCCCTTATCGACTCAGCAGACATTGGAAGCTATGTCGAAAGCCTGGCTTTGACCAATCCCATTAATTCAAATACATACCATTTTACATTCGGGCCGGACGATCATATGTACATCGTTGACGCCGGAAGCAATGCTATTATTAAAAGACACAAGACAAGCGGCGCGCTAAGCCTGTTTGCTAAAATACCCAATGTTGCAGCGGGCGTGGAGGCTGTGCCAACCGGCATCGTTTACGACGGAAGCAAATTTCTGGTAAGCACATTAACCGGCTTCCCTTTCACACCGGGTGATGCCAAAATCTTTGAGGTAAAGACCTCAGGAGCGGTTGAGGTCTACAAGTCTAACTTCACAACCCTGACCGGCATTACACTTTCAGCCAACCAGAAGCCCATCGTCATCCAGCATGGCGTTTTCGGAGCGATGGGATTTGCGGCGAAGTCTGGCAAAGTGCTCAATGAAGACGGCAAGATCCTGCTCGACAGTCTTTCGCGGCCGACTGACATTATTCGTGGCTTCGGCAAACTCTACTATTTGCTAAGCTATCAGGACGGGACGATCAGCAAGCTGTCGTATAAATGA
- a CDS encoding metallophosphoesterase, whose translation MIPFRNLPFKIDEVYLTSDTHYGHKNICSGTTTWPEDHAGGCRKFPLIDEMNDAIVAGINATVGKNDLLIHCGDWSFGGKDNIQIFRKKIACKNVILLQGNHDHHISRAHVGPQNLFTEFTQIGFYQVESLKFVCAHYPMAIWHQSHHNVPLFYGHVHGSYENVGKSLDVGIDNIFKIKQHYAPIGLREAYDICQRKPAFLESHHDEFTN comes from the coding sequence ATGATACCATTCCGTAATTTGCCCTTCAAAATTGATGAGGTTTACCTGACCTCTGACACGCATTATGGGCATAAAAATATTTGTTCAGGAACAACAACGTGGCCCGAGGATCATGCCGGGGGATGTCGGAAATTCCCGCTCATTGATGAAATGAATGATGCCATCGTTGCCGGCATTAATGCAACTGTGGGTAAAAATGACCTGCTGATCCATTGCGGCGACTGGTCGTTTGGGGGTAAGGATAACATCCAGATATTCAGGAAGAAAATTGCCTGTAAAAATGTGATCTTACTGCAAGGAAATCACGATCACCATATCTCGCGGGCACATGTGGGGCCACAAAATTTATTCACTGAATTTACCCAGATAGGCTTCTATCAGGTGGAATCTCTCAAATTCGTGTGTGCCCATTATCCTATGGCGATCTGGCACCAGTCGCATCACAATGTTCCTCTTTTCTATGGACATGTTCACGGCTCGTACGAGAATGTGGGCAAATCACTGGATGTGGGAATAGATAATATTTTCAAAATAAAGCAACATTACGCGCCAATTGGGTTACGAGAGGCATACGACATTTGCCAGCGTAAGCCCGCATTTCTCGAATCGCATCACGACGAGTTCACCAATTGA